A window of Fictibacillus halophilus contains these coding sequences:
- the minD gene encoding septum site-determining protein MinD, whose amino-acid sequence MGEAIVITSGKGGVGKTTTSANLGTALALSGKKVCLVDTDIGLRNLDVLMGLENRIIYDLVDVAEERCKLKQALIKDKRFECLYLLPAAQTKDKSSITPEQVKKIVQELKQDYDYVIIDCPAGIEQGFKNAIAGADKSIVVTNPETASMRDADRIIGLLEQEDMEPPKLIVNRLRNHLAKNGDMLDVDEIVSVLSIELLGVVIDDESVIKAANKGEPVALQPDSKASIAYRNIARRILGESVPLLSLEEDKGFFGKIKTLLGMK is encoded by the coding sequence ATGGGAGAAGCGATAGTCATAACGTCTGGGAAAGGTGGAGTCGGTAAAACGACGACTTCTGCCAATTTAGGGACTGCTCTAGCTCTTTCTGGGAAAAAAGTATGTCTTGTAGATACTGATATCGGGTTGAGAAACTTGGATGTATTGATGGGACTTGAAAATCGCATCATCTATGATCTTGTTGATGTTGCAGAAGAACGCTGCAAGCTTAAACAAGCATTAATAAAAGATAAGCGCTTTGAGTGTTTGTACCTGCTCCCAGCAGCTCAAACAAAAGATAAATCTTCCATTACCCCTGAACAAGTGAAAAAGATCGTTCAGGAATTAAAGCAAGATTATGATTATGTCATTATTGACTGTCCTGCAGGTATTGAGCAAGGCTTTAAAAATGCCATTGCAGGTGCGGATAAATCAATCGTTGTAACAAACCCTGAGACTGCTTCTATGCGTGATGCTGACCGCATCATCGGGCTTTTAGAACAAGAGGATATGGAACCGCCTAAACTTATTGTAAATCGTCTGCGCAATCATCTTGCAAAGAACGGTGATATGTTAGATGTTGATGAGATCGTTTCCGTGCTTTCTATCGAGCTTCTCGGAGTCGTAATTGACGATGAGAGCGTAATAAAAGCTGCGAACAAAGGTGAACCCGTTGCGTTACAGCCTGACTCGAAAGCTTCAATTGCTTACCGGAATATTGCTAGAAGAATATTAGGTGAGTCTGTTCCGCTTCTATCTTTAGAAGAAGACAAGGGTTTCTTTGGGAAGATCAAAACATTATTAGGCATGAAATAA
- the minC gene encoding septum site-determining protein MinC, producing the protein MVQKLQHNVTIKGTKDGLVLLLDDKCSFDLLVEELNDKLTAGSSQMLNGPVISVKVKAGNRYLTAEQKERLIEVLKQKENLNLDHIESEVITKAEAEEMRKDAQVVTVSKVVRSGQVLDIQGDLLLIGDVNPGATVMATGNIYILGSLKGIAHCGTKGNEEAIIAASVMKPSQLRIAHHINRAPDSYPELGNEMEFAYISNEEKQIRIDRISAVHRLRPKLNSLL; encoded by the coding sequence ATGGTACAAAAACTCCAGCACAACGTAACAATTAAAGGAACAAAAGACGGCCTCGTTTTATTGTTGGATGATAAGTGTTCCTTCGATCTATTAGTCGAGGAGCTTAATGATAAATTAACCGCCGGAAGCAGCCAAATGTTAAACGGACCTGTTATATCCGTTAAAGTAAAAGCAGGGAATCGTTATTTGACAGCTGAACAAAAAGAGAGATTAATTGAAGTTCTTAAACAAAAAGAAAATCTTAACTTAGATCATATTGAGTCAGAGGTTATCACAAAAGCTGAAGCCGAAGAGATGAGAAAAGATGCTCAAGTTGTAACGGTATCAAAAGTCGTCAGATCAGGTCAGGTGCTTGATATTCAAGGAGACCTGCTTCTGATTGGCGATGTTAATCCTGGAGCAACTGTTATGGCGACAGGGAATATTTACATTCTTGGTTCGCTAAAAGGAATCGCTCACTGCGGCACGAAAGGCAACGAAGAAGCGATCATTGCAGCATCCGTAATGAAACCTTCTCAACTTAGGATTGCTCACCATATTAATCGAGCACCAGACTCTTATCCGGAACTAGGAAATGAGATGGAATTTGCTTACATATCCAATGAAGAAAAACAGATTCGTATTGATCGGATCAGTGCTGTTCATCGATTAAGACCGAAACTGAACAGTTTGCTATAG
- the mreD gene encoding rod shape-determining protein MreD codes for MKKVFLPFLIYLAFISESSLVQAFLPQDNSMEWQLVPRFSMVLILFVAMYVNTTYGLLYGLAFGLLTDLLYTDIIGVYLFSMAATAYITSIFSRYLFGNLIVTLLLSVVGVSILEFFVYGLNSLIGISTQMLDVFLYKRLLPTLILNGFFAILIYYPFVKQLNQIKDTLKEN; via the coding sequence ATGAAAAAAGTCTTTCTTCCTTTTCTTATCTATCTAGCTTTTATTAGTGAAAGTTCTTTAGTACAAGCTTTCTTGCCTCAGGATAATAGTATGGAGTGGCAACTGGTTCCCCGTTTTTCAATGGTACTAATCTTGTTTGTTGCCATGTATGTAAACACCACATACGGACTTTTGTATGGGCTTGCTTTTGGTTTGCTCACTGATCTTCTGTATACAGACATCATTGGTGTTTATTTGTTTTCTATGGCAGCTACTGCCTACATTACATCAATCTTTTCTAGGTATTTATTTGGGAACTTGATCGTGACGTTGCTTCTGTCCGTAGTAGGAGTTTCCATATTAGAGTTTTTTGTATACGGTTTGAACAGTCTTATAGGGATCAGTACTCAGATGTTAGATGTATTCCTGTATAAAAGATTGTTGCCTACCCTCATCTTAAACGGTTTCTTTGCGATACTCATTTATTATCCGTTTGTAAAGCAGTTGAACCAAATTAAGGATACTCTAAAAGAAAACTAA
- the mreC gene encoding rod shape-determining protein MreC produces MPHFFSNKRLIILLVSIIILVALIGFSMKKRESLTLPEQFLKDSAGLTQTIFYKPANTLAGFFENLAEMKQLYKENQMLKARLDEYAKLYVQYEEVKKTNETLKAQLDKEEDLTDFKVREATVIGRSPDQWNQFIYINKGEKDGIKPKMAVISPQGFIGKVTNVSLFQSTVQLISDNDRTNRFSAIVQGEKNIFGTIEGYDAKKQALVFKKIPVDAKIKKGQKVITSGLGDVFPPNLLIGEVIDIEPDEVGLTQTAYLKPSADLYDLDHVMVLEREMPAVDESLREKEEE; encoded by the coding sequence ATGCCACATTTTTTTTCGAATAAGCGCCTTATCATTCTGCTAGTTAGTATTATTATTCTAGTAGCACTGATTGGTTTTTCGATGAAAAAAAGGGAAAGCCTAACCTTACCTGAACAGTTTTTAAAAGATTCTGCAGGACTAACACAAACGATTTTCTATAAACCCGCTAATACACTAGCGGGTTTCTTTGAGAATTTAGCTGAAATGAAGCAGCTCTACAAAGAGAATCAAATGTTAAAAGCTAGGTTAGATGAGTACGCGAAACTTTATGTACAGTATGAGGAAGTTAAAAAAACAAACGAAACACTTAAAGCACAATTAGACAAAGAAGAAGATCTCACAGATTTTAAAGTGAGAGAGGCGACTGTGATCGGCCGCTCCCCTGACCAGTGGAATCAATTTATCTACATCAATAAAGGGGAAAAAGACGGTATTAAACCAAAGATGGCAGTCATTTCACCACAAGGATTTATTGGGAAAGTAACTAATGTCTCCTTGTTCCAGTCAACGGTTCAGTTGATTAGTGACAATGATCGGACGAATCGTTTCTCTGCTATCGTTCAAGGAGAGAAAAATATCTTTGGAACAATCGAAGGTTATGATGCCAAAAAACAAGCGTTAGTGTTTAAAAAGATTCCGGTAGATGCAAAGATCAAAAAAGGCCAAAAGGTTATTACCTCAGGTCTTGGAGATGTTTTTCCACCTAACCTGCTCATCGGAGAAGTTATTGATATCGAACCAGATGAAGTGGGCTTGACACAAACGGCTTATCTAAAGCCTTCAGCAGATCTTTATGATTTAGATCATGTGATGGTGTTAGAACGCGAAATGCCTGCAGTGGATGAAAGTTTAAGAGAAAAGGAGGAAGAATGA
- a CDS encoding rod shape-determining protein, translated as MFGGFSRDLGIDLGTANTLVYVKGKGVVVREPSVVALRTDTGSIEAVGNAAKNMIGRTPGNIVAVRPMKDGVIADFETTATMMKYFIQQAQKNRSVFARKPYVMVCVPSGITAVEKRAVEDATKQAGAREAYTIEEPFAAAIGADLPVWEPTGSMVVDIGGGTTEVAIISLGGIVTSQSIRIAGDEMDDAIIAYIKKTYNLMIGERTAETLKLEVGSAGAPDGIEDMDIRGRDLLTGLPKTITITAEEVSSALRDTVNSIMDAVKVTLEKTPPELAADIMDRGIVLTGGGALLRNLDKVISEETKMPVIVAENALDCVAVGTGRALENLHLFKSKAGITSRSKSK; from the coding sequence ATGTTTGGTGGATTTTCAAGAGATTTAGGAATTGATTTAGGAACTGCAAACACACTTGTTTACGTGAAGGGCAAGGGTGTTGTTGTGCGTGAACCTTCCGTTGTTGCTTTGCGTACTGACACAGGTTCAATTGAAGCGGTAGGTAATGCTGCTAAGAATATGATTGGACGTACTCCTGGTAATATCGTTGCCGTACGACCAATGAAAGATGGAGTTATTGCTGATTTTGAAACAACAGCTACAATGATGAAATACTTTATTCAGCAAGCCCAAAAAAACCGTTCTGTTTTTGCGCGTAAACCTTATGTAATGGTATGTGTGCCATCAGGAATTACTGCAGTTGAAAAACGTGCGGTCGAAGATGCGACTAAACAAGCGGGAGCTCGTGAAGCTTACACGATCGAAGAACCTTTTGCTGCTGCAATTGGTGCAGATCTTCCTGTATGGGAGCCAACAGGAAGTATGGTCGTTGATATCGGTGGAGGAACGACTGAGGTTGCTATCATTTCTCTAGGTGGAATCGTTACAAGCCAGTCAATCCGTATTGCTGGGGATGAAATGGATGATGCAATCATCGCTTATATTAAGAAGACTTATAATCTTATGATCGGTGAAAGAACGGCTGAAACTCTTAAGCTAGAAGTAGGTTCTGCTGGTGCGCCGGACGGTATTGAGGATATGGACATCCGTGGTAGAGATTTGTTGACAGGTCTTCCAAAAACGATTACGATTACGGCGGAAGAAGTTTCCAGTGCGTTGCGTGATACTGTAAACAGCATTATGGATGCTGTTAAAGTAACTCTTGAGAAAACACCACCAGAACTTGCTGCTGATATTATGGATCGGGGTATTGTTCTAACTGGTGGAGGTGCTTTATTAAGAAACTTGGATAAAGTAATCAGTGAAGAGACGAAGATGCCTGTTATCGTGGCTGAGAACGCGTTGGATTGTGTAGCAGTTGGAACTGGCCGTGCCCTTGAAAACCTGCACCTTTTTAAATCCAAGGCTGGTATAACTTCTAGATCTAAATCCAAGTAA
- the radC gene encoding RadC family protein, whose protein sequence is MIKDYPLQERPRERLLNDGPEALSNYELLAILLRTGTKQMSAIQLAHHIIQQFEGLRHLKEATIGELKEINGIGSAKAVELMAAIEIGKRISRLQFEERYTIRSPEDGARYLMDELRFLQQEHFVCLYLNTKNQVLYKKTVFIGSLNTSIVHPREVFKEGFKRSSASIICFHNHPSGDPAPSREDIEVTKRLVECGKMLGIEVLDHIIIGDQRYVSLKEKGYV, encoded by the coding sequence ATGATAAAAGATTACCCATTACAGGAGAGGCCTCGAGAAAGACTGCTAAACGATGGTCCTGAAGCACTCTCCAACTATGAATTGTTAGCTATTCTTTTAAGAACGGGTACGAAACAAATGTCTGCTATCCAGCTTGCTCATCATATCATTCAGCAATTTGAAGGATTGAGACATCTAAAAGAAGCAACAATTGGTGAATTGAAAGAGATCAACGGTATAGGATCCGCGAAAGCAGTGGAACTAATGGCTGCCATTGAGATTGGAAAGCGTATCAGTCGTCTTCAGTTTGAAGAAAGGTACACGATACGTTCCCCTGAAGATGGAGCTAGGTACCTAATGGATGAACTGCGTTTTTTACAGCAAGAACACTTCGTTTGTTTATATTTAAACACTAAAAATCAAGTGCTTTATAAAAAAACTGTATTTATAGGAAGTCTGAATACTTCAATTGTACATCCGAGAGAAGTATTTAAAGAGGGCTTCAAACGCTCTAGTGCTTCAATTATTTGTTTTCACAATCATCCTAGTGGTGATCCTGCCCCAAGCAGGGAAGATATTGAAGTGACAAAAAGATTAGTAGAGTGCGGAAAGATGTTAGGAATTGAAGTGTTGGATCACATCATAATAGGTGATCAAAGATACGTAAGTTTAAAAGAAAAAGGATATGTTTAA
- a CDS encoding Maf family protein: protein MKRLILASASPRRYELLSLTLLPFETYPSTLEEKMDHSLTPSRLVESLAEQKAADIFTQKPDCVILGADTIVSYQNNRLGKPKDRMEAAEMLRMLSGQTHEVYTGVCLIDETKKVIFSVKTNVTFHTLDENTIEWYLNTGEPFDKAGGYGIQGSGSLLVDKIEGDYFNVVGLPISKVVRSLKEFGFSFTESVTKTE, encoded by the coding sequence ATGAAACGCCTCATATTAGCCTCTGCTTCACCTCGAAGATATGAACTTCTGTCATTAACGCTTCTTCCATTTGAAACGTATCCAAGTACACTTGAAGAAAAAATGGATCATTCCCTTACTCCAAGTCGACTGGTAGAATCACTTGCTGAGCAGAAAGCAGCAGACATTTTTACTCAAAAACCAGATTGTGTGATCTTAGGTGCAGATACAATCGTATCTTATCAGAATAATCGTCTTGGTAAACCGAAGGATCGGATGGAAGCTGCCGAAATGTTAAGGATGCTCTCAGGTCAAACACATGAAGTTTACACGGGGGTCTGCTTAATAGACGAAACAAAAAAAGTGATTTTCTCTGTAAAGACAAATGTTACTTTTCACACTTTAGATGAAAATACAATTGAATGGTACTTAAACACAGGTGAACCATTTGATAAAGCTGGAGGCTATGGAATCCAAGGATCCGGGTCACTATTAGTTGATAAAATCGAAGGTGATTATTTCAATGTTGTAGGGTTACCGATTTCTAAAGTGGTCCGATCACTAAAAGAATTCGGGTTTTCATTCACCGAGTCAGTCACGAAGACTGAATAA
- a CDS encoding SPOR domain-containing protein, with protein MKQEISILINGKEKNYNEDQTPVKEQHVQNEVAAAIEEVNRGGYTILATSLKKRENFFKRKNGYVLNKRTSFLVPNNGKGFPKQIVAAIIGAIVTGTILGVLVLTVFSSDITEAGDKVTEAATVHTEKVADTGKSVTIRPIKLEFSALQAGVFSSKDRAEGVVKSIEEKGFSAVVFKAEEEKYSVIVGIGNEKHQLDKFNEAYQKEMDKPLFKSLSFSFDQLRTPTKLDETYFTNGQILLQNTLTLSQMPEASGSGLDRTLSDFNKWKEYGKGQKGKWSESTTKAASDFEKQLEGAFLALKDSKKGELNWAFQQKVMDSLQSYTKLLATLK; from the coding sequence ATGAAACAAGAGATATCCATCTTAATCAATGGTAAAGAAAAGAACTATAACGAAGATCAAACACCAGTTAAAGAGCAGCACGTTCAGAATGAGGTTGCTGCTGCCATCGAGGAAGTGAACAGAGGCGGATATACGATTCTGGCAACTTCTCTTAAGAAACGTGAAAACTTTTTTAAAAGAAAGAACGGATATGTGTTAAACAAGAGGACAAGCTTCCTTGTACCGAATAATGGGAAAGGCTTTCCTAAGCAAATTGTTGCAGCAATTATAGGGGCTATCGTTACGGGGACCATTTTAGGAGTATTAGTCTTAACAGTATTCTCTTCCGATATAACGGAGGCTGGAGATAAAGTGACCGAAGCTGCAACAGTTCACACAGAAAAAGTAGCTGACACTGGTAAATCTGTAACTATCAGGCCGATCAAATTAGAATTCTCAGCACTTCAAGCCGGTGTCTTCTCATCAAAAGATCGAGCTGAAGGAGTTGTTAAGTCCATAGAAGAGAAAGGATTTTCAGCCGTTGTTTTTAAAGCTGAAGAAGAGAAGTATTCTGTTATCGTGGGCATTGGAAATGAGAAGCATCAATTAGATAAATTTAATGAGGCCTATCAAAAAGAAATGGATAAGCCACTTTTTAAATCGCTCTCTTTTTCTTTCGATCAATTGAGAACACCAACAAAGCTAGACGAAACCTATTTTACGAATGGGCAGATTCTACTTCAAAATACGCTCACCCTTTCTCAGATGCCAGAAGCAAGTGGGTCAGGTCTTGATCGGACGCTTAGCGATTTTAACAAGTGGAAAGAATATGGAAAAGGGCAAAAAGGGAAGTGGAGTGAAAGTACAACAAAAGCGGCATCAGATTTTGAAAAACAGCTCGAAGGAGCTTTTCTAGCTTTAAAGGATTCGAAAAAGGGAGAGCTGAACTGGGCGTTTCAGCAAAAAGTAATGGATAGCCTGCAGTCTTATACGAAGCTGCTTGCTACATTAAAATAA
- a CDS encoding GGDEF domain-containing protein, with product MASRKKRMILTVAWIFLFPLAIWTAVQMTSNQPDINVIDLGIISFLAIVVSCFPIKVMNTNISFMSGINLAVFLYYGLTVALYMTLLSVLAMFISLKAHVIKEYYRYMANTLMFTWIIICESTVFHLLGGEVGPFAVDESINLIPVIAYVLTGLVLNHVGLYFIVKVLYEEDVAFFERDAVWDFVSEVLAIPVGLMLYVLYSQLGRPGIFYVGLPFLSLSIIINLYHVSQQINDSLQKASEIGQQLSEHLKVNHILDVFIERLIGFMHVDFAFIYDADAGEHLKIIRQYESEEGILTTVPIKKHEAISGRVWSTGKSIRYSKLKPWRKISDVFFQGKAQSVLSVPMIRNQKIVGIITFASKEKHAFQKHHLIILEILANYLAVAIDNARNYESTKLKSEQCPLTGLYNYRYFESILTEMYQNYEYFRKQFSIILLDIDHFKKVNDTYGHQSGNEVLILLARRLEEFIGDRGTVARYGGEEFIILLPESGDKEGIQLAEQLRSVISNQGFDIHNDLTDQCRHTIYITASIGVATAPHQGEDALTLVRNADRAMYTGAKQQGRNKVAAYIG from the coding sequence ATGGCAAGTAGAAAAAAACGTATGATTCTTACAGTGGCATGGATTTTCTTATTTCCACTCGCTATTTGGACAGCTGTTCAGATGACGAGTAATCAGCCTGATATCAATGTAATAGATCTTGGTATTATCAGCTTTTTAGCGATCGTTGTATCTTGTTTCCCGATCAAAGTGATGAATACGAACATCTCTTTCATGTCAGGTATTAACTTAGCCGTATTTCTATACTATGGGCTGACTGTTGCTTTATATATGACTTTGTTGTCTGTTTTAGCCATGTTTATCTCATTAAAGGCTCATGTTATAAAAGAATATTACAGATATATGGCGAACACCCTCATGTTTACATGGATAATTATCTGCGAAAGTACAGTATTTCATCTCTTAGGAGGTGAAGTGGGACCGTTTGCAGTGGACGAATCTATTAATCTGATTCCTGTAATAGCTTATGTATTAACAGGACTAGTTTTAAACCACGTTGGACTTTACTTTATCGTAAAAGTACTTTACGAAGAGGATGTTGCTTTTTTTGAACGTGATGCGGTATGGGACTTCGTATCTGAAGTTCTAGCCATTCCTGTTGGTCTCATGCTATATGTTCTATATTCTCAGCTCGGGCGTCCTGGAATCTTTTATGTCGGCCTACCATTTCTTTCATTATCTATCATTATAAATCTCTATCATGTCAGTCAGCAGATTAATGATTCTCTTCAAAAAGCGAGTGAGATCGGACAGCAGCTTTCTGAACATCTAAAGGTAAATCACATATTGGATGTTTTTATAGAAAGACTGATTGGTTTTATGCATGTCGATTTTGCGTTTATTTATGATGCTGATGCGGGTGAACATCTAAAAATCATCCGTCAATATGAAAGTGAAGAAGGCATTCTCACCACAGTTCCTATTAAAAAACATGAAGCGATCAGTGGAAGAGTGTGGTCCACAGGAAAAAGTATACGTTATAGCAAACTAAAGCCATGGCGAAAGATATCGGACGTTTTCTTTCAAGGAAAAGCACAATCTGTACTCTCGGTGCCTATGATCAGAAATCAAAAGATCGTCGGTATTATCACCTTTGCATCTAAAGAAAAACACGCCTTTCAAAAGCATCACCTTATCATCCTTGAGATTTTAGCAAACTATTTGGCTGTAGCGATCGATAATGCAAGAAACTACGAATCCACAAAGTTAAAAAGTGAACAATGTCCTCTAACTGGTTTATATAATTACCGATATTTTGAGAGCATTCTAACGGAAATGTACCAAAATTATGAGTATTTTAGAAAGCAGTTCTCAATCATCTTATTGGATATTGATCACTTTAAAAAGGTAAATGATACATACGGTCATCAAAGTGGAAATGAAGTATTGATCCTCTTAGCTAGAAGGTTAGAAGAATTTATTGGAGACCGAGGAACAGTTGCAAGATATGGTGGAGAAGAGTTTATTATCTTGCTGCCTGAATCAGGAGACAAAGAAGGTATCCAATTAGCTGAACAGCTTCGTTCTGTTATTTCTAATCAAGGATTTGATATTCATAATGACCTCACCGATCAATGCAGACATACGATCTACATAACTGCAAGTATCGGGGTTGCTACCGCTCCTCATCAAGGAGAAGATGCTCTTACGTTAGTACGAAACGCAGATCGTGCCATGTATACAGGTGCAAAACAACAAGGAAGAAATAAAGTTGCCGCTTATATCGGATAA
- a CDS encoding bifunctional folylpolyglutamate synthase/dihydrofolate synthase, with amino-acid sequence MNSYKEALEWIHSLLKFGIKPGLKRVEWLLKRTGNPERKITCIHIAGTNGKGSTVEYIRSIMNEAGYSVGTFTSPYLISFNERVALNSVPIADEELLHYARLLKPLVEEVSLTELGSPTEFEVITVISLQYFADKQPDIVIYETGLGGLYDSTNVITPILSLITNIGYDHMGILGETLKEIAFQKAGIIKHKVPVITTADQTEAREVIDRKAKEMNAENYFLDRDFSVVHLESTHNGERFIYTDSEDHIGVEFEISMMGTHQIKNAGLAVAAIKYLTRSHKFDIPLSTVTDGLRKANWAGRFEKVSHSPDIIIDGAHNEQGVAALKQTLINHYGSKRIFLLFAALEDKAYATMMQDLVSVVYEACFTTFDFPRAATAEQLLRESPLENSYSIPSWREALQHLKEQLQEDDILIITGSLYFISEIRKTFQNLE; translated from the coding sequence TTGAATTCTTACAAGGAAGCACTAGAGTGGATTCATAGCTTATTAAAATTTGGAATAAAACCAGGCCTGAAACGAGTGGAATGGCTCCTAAAACGAACAGGCAATCCCGAAAGGAAGATAACGTGTATACATATTGCAGGCACGAACGGTAAGGGTTCAACTGTAGAATATATAAGAAGTATCATGAATGAAGCGGGTTATTCGGTAGGTACATTTACGTCACCTTATCTCATTTCCTTCAATGAGAGGGTAGCATTGAACAGTGTACCTATTGCAGATGAAGAACTGCTTCATTATGCAAGATTATTAAAGCCACTAGTAGAAGAAGTTTCTTTAACGGAACTAGGAAGTCCTACCGAGTTTGAAGTGATTACCGTCATTTCACTTCAATACTTCGCTGACAAACAACCTGATATTGTTATATACGAAACAGGACTAGGGGGTCTTTACGATTCTACGAACGTTATAACGCCGATCTTAAGCCTCATTACAAACATAGGCTATGATCATATGGGCATACTCGGCGAAACGCTAAAAGAGATTGCTTTTCAAAAGGCCGGAATCATTAAGCATAAGGTACCTGTCATTACTACAGCAGATCAGACCGAGGCACGTGAAGTCATCGATCGTAAAGCAAAGGAAATGAATGCAGAAAACTATTTCCTTGATCGTGATTTTTCTGTTGTGCACCTTGAAAGTACACATAATGGTGAAAGGTTTATCTATACAGATTCCGAAGATCATATAGGTGTAGAATTTGAGATTTCTATGATGGGAACGCACCAGATTAAGAATGCAGGGCTAGCGGTGGCGGCTATTAAGTATTTAACAAGGTCTCATAAGTTTGATATTCCGCTTTCTACGGTAACGGATGGACTTCGCAAAGCAAATTGGGCTGGAAGATTTGAAAAAGTATCACATTCACCCGATATAATCATTGACGGAGCTCATAACGAGCAAGGTGTTGCAGCACTTAAACAAACACTGATCAATCATTATGGCTCTAAGCGAATCTTCCTTTTGTTTGCGGCATTAGAAGATAAGGCGTATGCAACGATGATGCAAGACTTAGTAAGTGTCGTGTACGAAGCGTGCTTTACGACCTTTGATTTTCCAAGAGCCGCAACTGCAGAACAATTATTGAGAGAAAGCCCTTTGGAAAATTCATATAGCATTCCTTCTTGGAGAGAGGCGTTGCAACATTTAAAAGAGCAATTACAGGAAGATGATATTCTCATCATTACAGGTTCGCTCTACTTTATTTCAGAAATTAGAAAAACATTTCAAAATTTGGAATAA